Part of the Pagrus major chromosome 9, Pma_NU_1.0 genome, tgctaaataacgaaacagcagcttcactgccttcagttttgtttcctctacggaagttgttgcatgaacaagcctcgacagcagcatgtaacgacagcagcttgccccgacagcagcatgtacgACGGCAGCATCccgcgacagcagcacgccccgacccgcatggactgcgagggcccgttcatcgctgcttgcagctttaattttctattctattctctTCTAAatcaagaaacaagaaacattCCTGTGCACATTTACATCTCAGTATGCATTTAGAGGTTATTTTACACATATATGAATCTGATTACACACATGGATTCAGATAGAGTTACACTACTCTCCACTCTGATGATAGATGATAGTTAGACAATAATGGCCTCATATAAGTAATTTAAAAGATCAGGTAACCATTGAAGTCAATAGTCAAGTGCCCATATGAGcaataaaacagtttttgttgCTGTTATCATTCCTTATCTTCATACGGGccctgaagagagaagagaagtgatGAGGGACAGTCTGTTGTCTGtgcaaaaatacattcaaaagtGTGTCTAAATTGAATATGAGGCCTCAGCAGTCCCAAATCAAATCCAATGAGAGCCTTGAAACTTTTAGTCTTTCTAGACTGAAATTCGCTTTTTGTGTTACTGTCTCTCCACCGCCGGGAAAAACTGTCTCCGCAAAGACAAGGGGGGAATTTAATACTGAGAAGATAGTAGCTTTAGAATATGCCTCCCTGATTTGACTGTTTCAGGctgctgaagcctcatattTACTTCTTTACAAATACACTACACTTACAATGGATAATACTGACTTGAAAATTATGCAAAAGTGTTACTTattctttaataataataaaaaaaaaaaatgcttgattctggatgtttttgtgCAGAGGCCTGGAAGGGAcagggaggggaaaaaatgaaggtgggggaaaaaaagaaatctcgCAAAACTTTTTCttgtcaattttttttcttcccgtgTCGCTTCTGGGGCTCTTCATTTTTGAATTGCCATTGATAGTGAAGAGcagatattttatttcatgctAAATATTATTCTGTGGGCAGAATATCAGTCTGTCAACCAAGACTGGTTGAACTGCTCATCCTGCGCATCATTAAGGGATAGGATATCCTGATTAGAGACCATATCTGAGGGAGAGTTGGTAGGTTATAGGAGGACACTTGGGTCAAAGCTCATGCAGTTTATGTAAGGCCCTCTACAGGTCAAATCAGGACATACTGTAGATTGCATTTACGATTGCACAATGGCAAGCAAGACTATGGAGCAACACACACCACCTCTCTCGCTTGACCTAAATATAGTGAACAAATCGACCTGAAattaatgtttgaatgtttcagAAATGTTTGCAAAAGTGCAAAGAAACATATTGTGGTGTTTTCTTACTGAAGCAACGTTACACTGAGGCTTTCCTGGTTTGTTCCAGGGGAGATGGACGTCCAGATGCTCACCCTGCTGCAGTCGACGTTCCCTGCTGTCCCGATATCTGCTGACGTTGTGGAGGGCAGCTCTAAGCTCGTAGACAACTTCAAAGGTATTGATCATTCAAAAACACCACtggtgaaatgtttttgttttataatgtcTAGATATTTCTCtgtgtacaaaaagaacaattaaaaaacaatcaactaCTCAATTACCAGTGAAGAGGAAACTCTGAACTCATGAACAAAAGGAGACATCTTTGCTGGATTATTCAGATGAGATCATCGTATTTGTATTataaacacaatatcaatatttcatgtAAAATAGTATACTTGTATGTATCGTTAATTacactttagttaatagttatttcactgttaccaaacaatgaaatgctttataaactagAGTTACAACTAATGTTCATAATACTTTGTGaatgtttaataaatactgtgtagttcatctataaacattatttggaaaATTGgaattataaagttgcaactgatgtttatgaaCATTTACAGTGGCTTAATTAATGTCTTATAATGCATTTTGTTGTTAACAGTAAAGAAACCATTAACtaaaatttaattaactataaatttgccatttatgaattatggttattataaagtgttgccAATCAGGCTTTATACgtcagaaaaacacagaattttgTGTATATTCCTAATTAAATATGCCAAAACAGACGTAGTGTAACTTCTAAATCAGTTAAAAAAAGAtctgctgatgtgctgccagATCTGAACACAGAGATCATATTTTTATCTGGTCGTCTGGACAAAGGACCCCTCAGCAATCGAAGCTTTCCCTTTTAATTTTCCTTActtctgcatttgtttttgatCATAACACTAACTCTGGTACCATATGCTGTATATATCTGACCATCATTTAAAATGCTCCCACCATATCTCAGTGGTATTTTTTATGTCCGACTCACAGCTTTGGTAGCGAAGACCCCCAACCTTCAGACGATCCCGTTTGCGTGGCACATCATGCACAGTGGGGACTACGAGAAGCAAGTCAAAGCAAAGGGAGACATGAAGAAATTCGACTTCATACACATGATtcaggtatgtgtgtgtctcactgtgtaAGCATGAGATTTATTTAGCCACCCACTGCTGCGTGTATAATTATTAGTACTATTAATAGTAAAACATACTGTATCGTCTGACAAAAGTGTCCCTGATTTAACTACAGTGGGTGACTCACTTTACACTATAGGCCTTGCGTGGATGCCATCTTTAATCCGCAAGGTCAAATTAAAGTTTCCCAACAACTGTCTTCTTGACAGATGATCTACTACGTGGATAACCTCTCCAATACGATCAAGTTCTTCCACAGCCTTCTGAAGAACAACGGCAGGCTCATGATCATCGTTGAATCGAGTGAGTAGAACTTCTTCCCTCTTGTGGCAAATAGAAGAACAGAGCCctcttgggtttttttttttgttataaaaataattcagatgaCAGTAAGATTACCAAGATTTTATTCCTCCTGGAGTGAATGTATTTTCTAATCTCATTCTATCCAGAAAACGGTGGCTGGGACACCCTGTGGAAGACGTACCAGAAGGATCTCTGTGTCGACGCCATCACCCAGTACCGCTCGTCAGCAGAGGTTATCGCCTGCGTGAAGAGCCTGGGTCTGAAGTATGAGGAGCACGCCGTTCCCAATGCCTTTGACATCACCGAGTGCTTCAATCCAAACAGCCAGACCGGAGTACGTCTGCTGAATTTCATGACAGCGAGAGATCAATTCTACCAGTCCTTCACCCCTGAGATCAGAGCGGGGATTTTAGATCTGCTCAGAAACAAGTGCAGCACTGAGAAGGATGGCAAGGTGTTCTTCAACAGCAGTCTGAGCTGCATATTCATTCATACTTGAGTTTATGCTATGAAAATTTTATTCACACATTCAGATTTCTTTAATCCAGTCTTTGATCAAAACTACAATATATTTGCCTGTTTGCTAATATGGAGTTCACTGTGTGCTGTAGTTTTCAGCATAAATTCACCTCATTTACTCCGTATGTGTACCAGAAAGGTCAATAAAATCTACGAAGTGACAATTTTGTGGTCTCAATCACTGCCACAGACTGATCCTGCCTGAAAAAATGTATATCTTGAGAAAAGCAACTATATCCAACTACATCCTTCTTTTGAGAAAGGAGCTTTATGAATcaattttatatataatatttaccAAATGGCAAACAGACATAGTTTGCAACCAGCTGGTAAAGATCGTGGAGCAGCtgctttatattatattataccaAATCCATTCTGCTTTCTTATTGGGGAAATTCCCAAATCATTTCAATTCCATGCCGCGTTCTCACTGCTACCTTGCACCCAGGCGGACTGAAACAtagcatacacacaaacacgccgCTCATGAGTCAATGAAGTACGAATGCCAGGCAGCTGAGTTAAGGTGGGTCACACCCTGACGCCACAAAAAGCCTTGAACAAAAAAGAGTGTACTAGGTAGGAATaatgacaggaaagaggaaagtaaGATGGCAAACAGGggtaaaaaaagagaggaagaaagggtCGAAAGGTATCAAGGCAGAGGGGAATCTAGCtgtaagcttttattttggtatcaTTATCTCTGAATCTTTTAATTGTTACTGCAGTGCCGCCATTACAGTAGCCGATACAATTAGGCACCTGATAATTCTGTCAGGTTATGAAATGTATTCAGTAAAGAACAGCAAAAGCACCAACCCCAGCATAGTGAATGTGTCATATTAATTTAGATATttaattaagattttttttagctCTATGTCTTGTATTTTGAGTTATCTTGTGCAGTGCAGTGTTGCTCTGCTGGATGTATAGTAGGCAGTTGTTTGAGAAGTCAACATACAGGCTGATATGTCAATTGAGATCACAAATACTGTGTACTGAAGGATTAAGCTGGCTCAGGTGTTTTTTCAGCAATACTGGGTGTCAGGTCAGAACACAGAGACTCGACTTGGATTTATATAACTTCAGGTCAGCCTAGCCTTTAAGGGAATAAGTGAAAAAGAATCATAAATCTCTCATCAAATGTACTGGGTGTGCAACATGAAGGCAGAGGAACAAAAAAGGCAGTGAGGGACTAACTTGACACAAACTTTCTCCCTGACATCAACGTAACCGCACGGCAGCTTATAACACAACTTTCTGTTGTGTAAGCACGCAACAGGTAAGGTTAAAGCCGACTGCAAAGACTGTCTCCTGTCAGAGGGGATTTTGGAAGCATGTCAAGGCAGGCGTAACAGGAGCCCGTTCTACACACTGTGCAAAAATACCTTACACTATAGTGTCAATAAAATCAGgagcatgtgaaaaaaaaaaattgaacttGCCCCTCAAGGCTTCTGTAGTAAAGTGTTAAAGAGTTGAGTAAAGAGCGTTCCATCACTGTGGCAAAATACTGTGGTAATCCCACTACAATAGGTGTCCCTAGGAGCAACATTTTTGccataatcacacacacacacacacacacacaaaccccacTGTGATTATTTCTGAATGCCAGACTGGAGAACAGTTTCTCAGAAGTCGTCTACACTCACTGTTTACAATATCTAACATTATAGTCAAGTAATTAACCTTTAAGTAATTCATAGATTACAGAGAGCGAGATTAgtaatataaacacacactcttttaaAAGGCCTCTCCATGGTGCTGTTTACCTTAAAGCCACCAGATGGTACTATATGTCTGACAATACAGCTGACCCTGTACCTGTGCTTCACTGCAGTACCTCCAGTAGATGGCACACTGATCTTACAATTGGACACGGCATTACAGTCAAGAGTGAGAGCACCAACTTTTATTAAACATAACCAAAAACAGTTTGCCTAATGTGTGGAAATAAGTTACATTTGTAGCCGTTTGTTTGTTGCCTCCTGCACCTTCAGTCCACTCAGCAGGCTATAACACAGACACCTCTGACAGAAGCATGAACACACAGTGTCTGTCGGGCTGCACGCGCCCAGAATCACGTCAAGCCGCCGAGGTCTCGTCTCGAGCTATCTGGCAAATGTATTCTGGCTGCTCATTTACCTCATTAGCTTTAATAGATCAGTAATTGAAATTCATCAGAAATTCTTGTCAGTGCACTCCCCCCTGATGTCAGTGGGCTTTCAGCACCTGCTCAGGCTCCATTACCGGGGGTCCTCGCTGGGCCCCTCTCATACCACAGAGTGACAGAGCATTAGTCACAGGGATAATCAACCTCAAGACACTGTTTGCAGCTAATGCTCTTCAAGAACTATTTACTTCACATGCCAGTTGGTGTCCTATCACAGAAGAAGTTCTCAGCTCGataaatgtgatgaaatgttCACCTTGTTTCTCAGATGATTGATTACGCTCAGAAGTGCTGAACAGctggatgttgttgtgttgttagcTGCAtattgcttttatttactcTCTGACAATTGCTCATTAGCTGATGGCATTACGTGGAGCCATGTCTCCAGAGTGTTTGATGTACATTTATGTTTCTCTGCAAgctcactgtcactgtgaggCTACTGAACGCTGAATCCATAAATACTTCTTCGCCACATGTGCAGGTCAGAAATGGCAGCTGTGCCAAAATGTTGACATGGTTGTGAGAGGCGTCCAGGTGAAAGCCTTCTTCAGAAAAGGAAAGTCCATCTGGCCGGCTATCAGAGCCGAACCTCCAGCCTGTGGGTGCTCATCAGTGTGTCTTCACTCATCTTTAGTGTAATGAGCTAACAGGCCATGTGTTCAAAGcttgaatattattattttgtcttgACCTGAGTACGCctcagttttcttttgtttgttttttttctttaaatttattttCTGACGTAGAGACTTGTTTCACACAATTAAGACAGTCCATCCCACAtttattgtacagtatgtgcaaaTTGCCGTGTGTTTGTATGCTTAAAGAGGAGGGTTGGTTTAAaacagggctgcccaaagtgagGTCCGTTGACCAAAGTTGGCCCGTCGTAAAATCTCATTTGGCCCGCTCTCATTTTcgaatgaaaataaataaatcaatcaaaataaagtgaatcgctgtttatgctgttttatttttgtgtggaAAAAATCCTCTTTAAAgttgcactatgtaattttgaggaagaaattttaatcagaaaagaaaaatcttcatgAATTGATTTTCACGACTAAATAAAGCGATTATGATTTGCATCATAatgatacaatacaataggCGGACCTCtgttaagtttcagttttggccctccaaaaGACGAAAAAAGCTTTGGCACCCCTGGTTTAAAATGTCTGAGTATCTACAAGCAGCAGACCAgaagagactctgcattatgttATGTCTTTTAGTGCTGAGGCTTATTGCAGGGGAGGTATTTGACTTTAAGCCAAGGCTGCCATCATTTCTGTGGAATCAATTGAATAAGAGAACAAGGTTGGGTATCAAAAGGACATAAATTTagccaattaaaaaaataaaatctacagCTGTTCAACACAAAACTACAGCGAGACATATTCTAAAAACTTGCACAACATTAACGACATCTTGAACGTCTACTGCTGTTGCACAATTTCCTGTGCAACATTAAAGGAAATAATTTTGTTAAGGGTACTTTACAGCCAATTGTTTGACATGGACTAGATACTGCAGGATGTTGTCAGTGTTTATATCCCTAATACAACCAATAACAACATGAAAGTCGAAATGATGTCTTTCGTTTTTCCTTCATCATTTGTGGAATAACTTCCTTCATAATCTTTTATTTCCGAAGCTTATGAAAGCAAATGACACACAGTAGacagaattaaaacaaattatctGCATTTTTTGATACAACTGCCAACATCCCACTTATctttaaagacaacacaacatgacatgATATTTCTAACCTCGCTCTTTGGCCAAATAAACTCGTAAGATGTCTATCTTCTTTAATAAAGCCCCTCTGCTCTAGTCCCCTCTATATGGAGAGTAAGTATTAGACCAGAGGCGTCTTCTATCAGCCATCATGTCAGTGCGCAGACCTCTCTGAGACCAGAGCAGGACATACACTGGCCCTaaaatacatcacacacactttaatgggCAGAGGCTGCGGCCGGGGCTTGAAATATTGCTCTGATACCAGTCCTGTAAATGGCCGGCCTCTGCGGCGTATTTCATTCTGGAGAATTAGTCGTGTTTAGCAGCTGCTGTTATATAGCAGCTGTCGTCCGCAGGTCTGAGTCAGGCGGAATAAGGCTGTTTGATTGACGATTCTTAGGATTTTTACCCCTTTTAAAATTCTATCTCAGATCAATTAAATCGCTATAAAACAAGGTGGAAATTCCAGTTGCAGAATTCAgtctttttctgtcactgagGTTGAATTGTGCTGCATGGAAGTCATCCTATAGCCTCGCAGGCTTAAATCAATCCAAGGCGATTAACCACAAATCAGAATGGGTGCAACGGAGTGACTCTGCTCTAATCAAGTTTACCTTTGTCTGTCTCATTAATCTAGCGATTGGAGGCCTTATAGTCAGATTTTCAGGACTGTTCCTGTGGGTGTGAATATGAAGAATTGTCATAAGATAAGCTGTGGCGCCATATTTATTCTGCACATCAGTAGTGTGAGAGATAAACCAGGCCAAAAACGCCACTAATTGACCCCGTTCAGTTCATATCTCGATCAATTACAgataacacaacacatttagTGACTTCGTAAATTATGTATTCCAGTTTAggccttttgtttttgtggtgcAGACTGTAAAACTTCTCCTGTCAAGAGGAAAAGTTCAAGTGAAACTGAGGCGACTTCTAAAGAATTTTCTACGTGCCTGACAAACGGTGATAACAATTTTGAGAAACAACTTGATATTGACTCTAAGCCATGCTCTTTTAAGCCCATATTTGCTCATTTTGATAAAAGTGACAGTGACTCTCGCTGTCACTTGTTCACTTTGTCGACTGAGAGAGTTCCTGAGGGCGAGATCCTCCTTAATTACACTCAGTGACGTTTACCCTCGCTAAACACCCCAGTTCCCCACACATGGTGAAGTGTTTGGGGCTGTGCTTGTCATTTacttactaaaaaaaaaaagcctcatgTAGTGTCAGTTTCTTTTGCTCATGTAGTTTCTGCTCAGACGACTAAGGTTAGATTGATACATGAGTTATCAGCACTGGAACAATTATTTTCCACCAAAATAAAccctatatatttttttaaatatctgtttttttttgtgtcccAGAGTTAATCAGTGCACTTGTGATGTGGGTCAGGTCtgctttaaaagaaagaaaggaattTAATTAGTCTGGGATTCAAAGGAGAATAAATGAGTGAATGTTTAGAGGTTTAGTGATGCTGTTGCTGTTGAGGATAAGCATGGAAATCTTTAACAAACGCGACATTGTGGCATGAAAACGtccaaattaaaaaacacagaacatagtGACTCTCAGTGACTCCAGTGTATCAGCAGAGGCCTTTAAAAATCCTTATCAGTTAAACCCTGCAGATgatatctgctgtgttttattactgttattactgagGATGAAGTCTGCCTCTCCTGCAGCTACGTCAGTGGACAGATACAGGACTCGCTGCACTAAAAAACTGTTCATGACACAGAGCAGTCCTGCCAGAAGTTAATACCAGTAGCGGGGATATTTGTACTTAATCCCTGtcatgagaaaaagaaaataagaccTTACATTTCCCTGCAGATCTGCTGTGGCTTTATTATTCTTCAGTGCATTAATCAACTAGTATCTCGTCTTTTGCTTTTATTAAATGCCGTTTCTGGCTCACATCCATTCATTGGATCTTAAGTATCCTCCCTCTCAGGGGTGTGGGCTTGATTGTGCATAGGAAATGAAGTTGGAAACTTCAGAGCTCTATTTAAAGTGCGGGTCCCTGGAGCAACCTCTCTGTCTTAATAACTTACGATCAGGATCCCCGGgtcctttatttttattccGCCTCGCCGGTGTTCCCGCAACTAAACCCATTCTAATGAAATGTTCTGCTAAATTGTCAGACGGATCTGTGTTCCATCCATAAAAAGGGTGTTTACAGCCCTGGTGAGAAGCTGCACACAATAAAGATGCTTGTTTAACTTGGTAATTCACAGTGCAGGTGAATGTGGGTATTTGCTATCTCATTTAGGAGCTGCGAGGCACTCTGAACCTCGCTCACCTCTAATGGGGAGTTTCCCTGCAACACTGACAACTGCTGAGAATCAATGTGCACCACAAATGATGCATATTATTAAATTCTTTGTACACTTTGAAACAATTACAGCTTGAATCAGTGTTTCACATCCCTGCATGGAAATCAGGTGGATGGTTTGCAGCACATAAAAGCAGGCAGCCAAGTTATGAACATATGCATGTGTCTGATGTTATTATAAAAAGAGGATGGGATTTAGGTTGTAAAGTTCCAGGGCTACAGTATtattaaacattcaaaacacttAGGCTGGGTTTCCCTGCATCTGGAGGTGCGTCGCAGCGTGAATAAAATCATGATGGATTAACAGATGTCACATCATGCTACATTTGTTCCGGCGCTGCTcaagtatttgtgtgtgtagcatttttttctctcactctcagtTCTCACAAGGTTCGATCCTACCAGCAAATCAATGCAGGTATTGATGGGCGTCAGATAAAAACCATTATGGCAACCAGCTCTAATTCCTCAGCTGaattgatttcattttaaatgatccATGTACATCCAGCGGAGCACGCCGCCACCACCACTGCGAGTGTGTTTTACCTTGACTTCATGCGAGAGAGACGTTATTCATCACCAGGAGAATGTCCCTTCTTCACACCCCAATAAAAAGCAGAGTAATGAAGCTTCTGTGGGCGCTGTCACCCCAACACTGCTTTATAAAGGATGACACAATTATATTTTACCAGCTCACCAAAAATGCTGACAAGCCCCGGTTCAATAAAACGCAATCTGTACCGAGAGGAGCACGCTGGTTTCTTTGCTCTGGAGTCATAGCTCATGAACTACAGGGTGTCGTTGCCTTGGGATGCTCCTCAAAGAACATTTTCTCCTCACAATTAAGCGGGGAGAAAAAAAGTGGCTGTGATGATATTAGGAGTGATATATCAGTTTTGTTTTAGAGAGGTTTAGTCTTGTCATGCTCTCTTGTATCCTGTGCAACATATTCTTTCTCTCAGCTCTTCATGTCTTTTCACAGGCAAATTTTGAACtccacattttttcccccccactCAGAAATGCATAAACAGGCATGACATTTGCCTCTGAGCAAACAGAGGCTAATGCTGCATTACCGTCAATCAGtcaactttgtaaatgtttgtttaagtATGATGGATGACGTGTCGACAACATTAAAAGGCGACCGCTTCCTAAACCTGAAATCTTGCATATTCAGAGACAGCCGGCGTGATGCTCCAGACAGCCGACCGCCGACGCCCTGCTGCTTGACGCTTACCAGCGGCAGGATATGGCTGCTTCTTAGCGGACAGCGTGTTTTTTACTTGGAGAGAGACACATCTGGCCTTGGATAATCTCTCCTTAGTCTTCGACTGTGTAATACATGCAAAGCTCTGCTCCATGTAATTCCCCCAACTGCTCTTTTTCCCCCTGACAAGGGTAAAAAGGCCGGTAGTATGAAgtatattgcatttttttttttcttacatacTCTTACTGTTGCCAGTGGCTGTAGTTCATCCAAACAAAAGTGACTTAAACATAAATATGACACAGAGCAAGAAATACAAATAGCAGAAGCTTAATAACAGGTTCCTgcttgtaaaatgtatttttttattcagctttCTGATGATTAAAAAGCTGAGTGATCAGTGCCCTGGTGAGTGAAATACAACAGTCCAaaatgcatgtactgtattcaTTTACATTGTTGATGGTGTGCAAGTAATCcataaaaatgtcataattatgCTTTGTGAAAGGAAATCAGGACCAAATTGAGACTGAACATCATGCAATGTTAATGGTAATGAAATGTGCGGTGCGTAGCCGGATGCCTCGAGCCTCAGGAGTATAATATGTACTAGCAGTGTCtcacttgtttatttattaacagaGGAATTGTCTGCTTCAGTTGCTATCACTGATGCTTGACAGCTGCAGAGTCCAGGTGATGCATGAGCCAATATGTGGACTGGAGAGGGCTCAACGTCGCACATCAATATGAAAATCAGTTTCTGGCAGAAATAGCCTGAGGCAGTACATCCAGCTCCAAAAAGTGACTAATCTTAGGGTCATAAACCCTGCACAAGACGCCTAGGGTCTTTTTTAGAGAGACAGAATTCAGAAATGCCATCATTTTCCATTCCACAAGCCAAGGACCCTGCTCCTTGCATTAGCAGATTTCTTTTAATAGTGTGTGAAATAGTGGGGTTGCCAGTACTAAGCAAGAgcaaataaaagagagagagaagggggggatAGTGAAAGGTGACCTTAGTCTGTGGAACGCCAGATTAAAAACTTCAAATGCTCAGCCAGAGGCTCtcctaaagaaacaaaaagaccaCAGGCACAATGTTACAGTAGATGGAGGTGGCTGCCAAATATCATCTTCTTACAGAGAGGGATTATGAATTTCACAAGGCAATGGTGGTCCCATTGGTGAGAATATTAGTCCGCATATTGTTCTCCAGATCTGcatatatttctgtttattttttcttttcctgactTTCAGAACTTCTTAGCAGTGGTTTGGCTCTGAAACATTGCGCAGACTATTTTGGCACGTTTAATTCCCAAAGTAAACCTTCATGTTTTATGATGTCTTTAATATGAAATACATGAGAAACCAACTAGTTGCCGGTGGAAAATATGACGCCCATGTTtttatgccaaaaaaaaaaaactaactctGATCCCTATCCACAATATGTCACAGCTACTGAACATCTATATCTATTACCTCcatcacactggacacaaaactgtgaaaatcaTGGatgtgttgcaactttatgtttgtttaggttgcattttcaattttatgttgtgaaaaaCGCTATGCTTATGgtccggttaggtttaggcacgaCAAACAGTGCATGTTTTGGCTCGAATACCCGCTTTGCTCaccacagacacagctggaaattgtcccgaggtctccttaaaaatatctaatcGTATAACGCTTCCAAATGTTggaacacagtcttgaactgtggtcactggcttagTTGAATTCCTGATCATTTTTGCAGCTTTTTCAGCGCGATGTTATGGCGTGCATTGTCGTTTCGGACATTGGCATGTATTCATTTCCTATCCGTCTAGTTTAAAAAagagactgaagtgaaagataTTTAAGTAACCACTATAACGGATCACTTGTCTCCATGTTGTTTTCTATTGTTAATggacagaaaggcaaactcatctaTTAGACAATATATGATAATTTATTGGAAATGTGAAAGGAATCAAATGCCTATTTTTAGTGGGTTCATGgatttttggtgtaaaaatggcaTATGATTTGTGCTTTTGCTCTTTGAGACCCCTGTAATATCTGCAAGTCATGAAATAAACACTAGCACAGAATCAACTGTTTAAATAGCTTTGATTTGGCAGAAAAAGTATGCAAAAATTTAACAGGCTTG contains:
- the LOC141002211 gene encoding histamine N-methyltransferase A-like, which codes for MAAETKQTCYEGSSVDSFQFYLEQSGEHEAMLQCVRNILPGEMKRTGADRSSLDVLGVGSGGGEMDVQMLTLLQSTFPAVPISADVVEGSSKLVDNFKALVAKTPNLQTIPFAWHIMHSGDYEKQVKAKGDMKKFDFIHMIQMIYYVDNLSNTIKFFHSLLKNNGRLMIIVESKNGGWDTLWKTYQKDLCVDAITQYRSSAEVIACVKSLGLKYEEHAVPNAFDITECFNPNSQTGVRLLNFMTARDQFYQSFTPEIRAGILDLLRNKCSTEKDGKVFFNSSLSCIFIHT